The genomic stretch CTTGACCCCTTTTCAAATCTCTCTATAATCGCTGTCAGATTCTCCAATAGCTCAGTCGGTAGAGCGACGGACTGTTAATCCGCAGGTCCCTGGTTCGAGCCCAGGTTGGAGAGCCAATCTATTCTCCCATAGCTCAGTCGGTAGAGCGACGGACTGTTAATCCGCAGGTCCCTGGTTCGAGCCCAGGTGGGAGAGCCAAGATTCTAAAAAACCCACTCATTGCGAAGTGGGTTTTTTTATTCTCCCCTTTTGTGATCTGTGTTTAATTTGAGTCAGTTTATATTTTTTGTGATTGGCTGCCTGGCAACTTTTGCATTAGTTTGCCTGCTCTTGCCGCATCTCTTCACCCGTCAAAAGAAATTCTATCCAAAGCGCGTCATTACTGCTTTTGAAAGCAGGATGTTTACACGTCTGAAAGATGCCTTTCCCCATCATCATATTCTGGCACAAGTCGCATTTAGCGCTTTGATCACGCACGATCAGATGAAAATGCGTAATCAATTTAATCGTAAAGTTACAGACTTCGTAGTACTTGATCGTGAATATAATGTAGTGGCGATTGTCGAACTGGATGATCCGAGCCATATTGGCAAAGAGCAGGAAGATGCTGAACGTGATGCGATGCTGATTGCAGCAGGCTATACCGTGATTCGATACACCCAGATTCCAACTATCAGACAACTGCAAAGGGATTTAAGATAAGTTAAACTGTGCAATTTCGGCACTTTCCAGTGCAGCTTGAATTGGATTAATCAAAGCCTCCTGCTCCGCTTTTAATTTCTCGGCAGCTTTTCATGCTTCAAAACTAACCTATCCTCGTCCAATTTAGCGTCTCATCACAAGCATTCTCAGTTAAACCTGCCTTTCTGCAGGATTAGGGTGATAAAGTTTAAGTTATCGCTCTATAATCCTTTCGAAAATAAAATATAAGTCAGATGACCTGATTGGCTTATTTCATTTCTAGCCATCATCACCTTGCTTATTTTTGGCGTTGTTTTTTTATTCAGTGATCGTTTATTTATGCAAAATTTTATTCGTATTGGTATCGCAGGTTACGGTAATCTTGGCCGCGGTGTTGAAACTGCCATCCAAAAAAATCCTGATATGCAGCTTGTCGGTATTTTTACTCGCCGCTCACCAAGCAGCATCTCTCCTTGCTTTGCAGAAACTAAAGTGTATAGCATGGATGCACTATTAAATGATTTTAGCGACAAAATTGATGTACTGATTCTTTGTGGCGGCTCTAAAGATGACTTGCCACAACAGGCGCCTATCTTTGCAAGTAAATTCAATACTGTAGATAGCTTTGATACGCATGCACGTATTCCGGAATACTATGCTGCAGTCGATGCACCTGCCTTTGCTAACAAAAAAACAGCCATGATTTCTATTGGCTGGGATCCTGGCATGTTCTCGATTAACCGTTTATTTGGTGAAGCGTTATTACCAGATGGCGAAACTTATACTTTTTGGGGTAAAGGCTTAAGCCAAGGCCATTCGGATGCGATCCGCCGAGTAGCAGGGGTTAAAGCTGGTGTGCAATACACCATTCCATCCACTGATGCCATTGAACAAGTTCGCAGTGGCGTACGACCTGAGTTAAGCACCAAAGATAAACATCATCGTGACTGTTATGTGGTCTTGGAACAAGGGGCTGATGCGGCAACAGTTGAACAAACCATCATCAGCATGCCTGATTATTTTGCGGATTATAATACGACCGTGAATTTTATCAGTGAGGAAACTTTACTGAAAGATCATCAGGATATGCCACATGGCGGTTTTGTCATCCGTAGTGGTAATACCAGTGATGCACAAAAACAGGTGATTGAGTTTTCTTTAAAGCTGAATAGCAATCCTGAGTTTACCGCAAGTGTGTTAGTGGCTTATGCCCGTGCCTGCTACCGTCTGAATCAAACCCAGCAATATGGTGCTAAAACAGCCCTAGATGTAGCACCCGCCCTACTTTCAATTAAATCTCCTGAGCAATTGCGCAAAGAATTGCTTTAAGATGATTTAAATATAGCCACCGATCGTATGATTGATGGCTATATTTTTCTGTTTTAGAGTTCGGATTGCTTAGTTACGAAATATCAAATATCTACAATCAAGTGAAATAGTTTTCGACAAACGATGCAACTATCTACTACACAGACATTTGCAGTATTAGATAAGTGCAAAGGGATTTTAGATAGATTAAGGTGCTGTTGCACTACTTTTAGACGCAGCTTGTGTTGAATTTGCCTTAGCATCCTGCTCTGCTTTGAGCTTTTCCGCAGCTTCTCGCGCTTCAATACGTGCAATCATATCTGCCTGCTGCTGCTTGTATTTTTCCTGATTTTTAGCATCACTATTCACTGCAAGAAATGCCATACTAATTAAAAATACCGGAATACAAAGTGCAAGCGTACCAAAGATCACTAACTTTTTGATGTTGCGGGGCTGTGGCTGCTCAGACATAAAACCTACTTTCATTTCTTCATTTAATTACACTGCCCAATATAACAAAATAAAGTCATAGCTCAAGTCTTGTATTCACAGGCTTTTGTTAAGCCCAAAATTTACATAAAAAAAGGAGACTAGCTCCTTTTTTTGAATCAACATAAATTAATTGGTTGCTGCAGTGCCTGTACAATGCGGACTAGTACTTGCATCTTTCTGCGCACTAGTTAGTACGATGCCAGTTCCTGCAGGCATGTGTGCTTGAATAAAATCGACAGCTTTTTCATTTCTACACACTATCGCTTGCGTATGACTCGCATTTGGTACAACATCCAACTCATATTTACTTGAATAGTCGGCTTGTGGGAAATATTTGGTTGCCTGTAATTTCATATTAGCAACCAATGCTTGAGTAACAGGTGGCAATACAGCCTGATCATCTGCACCCTGAATAATATAAACTGGTGTTTTAATCACTTTAGCCGCAGTTGCGTTAGTTGCAGGCTGATTATCAAGCAAGAATTTCTGAACCACTGGATCTGTTTGGATTTTATTTAAATTAATTCCATACTGAGAAATCATATGATTTGAATCTTTTAAGAATTCAAGTATCCCAGCTTTAAACTGTTCTTGTAGACCATTCGCACTGTTCGGGTCTGAATAACTTAAACACGCCCCTTCATCACCAGTACGACCATAGGCTTGCTCTGCAATCACGCCCGCATCTGCAGTAAAGATATTTTTCAAATCATAATTGGGTTCATACGCCTTAATACCTGAACTGGTTAATGCCGCATAAGCTAAAAGCTCTGCATATCCATCTGCAATTTGACTGATAAGCATTTGCCCTTGCGCACCCGTTAGCTGTCCCATACTTACTGCATAACGCACTTGCATCAACTGCTCATCCAATCGATTCAGTCCTTGCGCGTTAGGCTGACCATTCGTATCAACATTTAAATTCGGATCAAGATAAATTTGAATAATTTGACCTAAACTTGAGGCTGGTGCACCTGCAACTGCTCCCTTATAACTGGTATCTGTATTGGCAAATTCTGCAGTGCCTAATGATGCATGTCCACCTTGTGATTGACCAATCGACATCCATTCACCATTCAGCTTTGTACCATAATGAGCTTTCGCTGCCTTAACAGCAAAAATTGCTGATTGTGCTGCACTAGATAAATTTAGATAAGGATGTACACCTTTTGTACCTAGCCCCTCGTAGTCAGGTGCAACAATGACATAACCTGCTGCTAATAAACTATTGGCTAATATTTTAAAACGAGGGTGAATAACATTCTTACTCGGCGCACAATCATCCCCAGCACCCACAGTCCCATGTTCCCAAACTACAATTCGATAGCCATCTTTAGGCTGCGGCGCATCAGGAAACAATACCAAAGCCGTTGCTTCTGCTGTTTTCCCCTGTACATTGGTCATGTTATAGGTCATCACCTTGATCGATGAGCTACTATCGACACTATCCAAAGCATAATTAGCTTCTGAGATAAATGTTGGTTTCTGAGTCAAAATAGATGAGTCATTATCATCATTACAAGCTGTTAACGACAGCATGGAAACAGAAACTGCCAATGCAACTGCTATTTTTGTAAATTTCATAAGATATCCTTTTTAATCATTATTTTTAAGCATGAAACTACATGCAAGCTCCATTAAGGCATAAAAAAAAGCACCCGAATAGGATGCTTTATGCCAACTTAACTTTTAAGATAAATATCTTTAAACGACCAAAGCCATAAAAATACCGCAAAAAATTAACAAGCCAACCCAGCGATTGTGACGAAATGCCCAAAAACACCATTGAGGATCTCGATCACGTGTTTTGTACCATTGGTAAATAAAATCAATAGCCACAACAATGAGTGCAGCCAGACCAAATGGAAGCAATAAATTTTCTAGCCACAATGCAGCACCTATCAATAAAATACTACTAGCCTGCAAAGCGCTAATGATCTGAATATCATGCCGACCAAATAAGATCGCGGTTGATTTCACCCCAATCTTTAAATCGTATTCACGATCTGCAATTGCATATTGGGTATCATAGGCTACGGTCCAGGCCAGATTACCAAAATATAGAAGCCAGCAGGTTAAATCCGGCGTTTGTCCAACTGCGGTATAAGCCATCGGAATCGACCAGGAAAATGCTGCACCCAAAAAGACTTGAGGTAAATGGGTATAGCGCTTCATAAAAGGATAAATAAACGCTAAAAATAAAGCCCCAAATGACCAGTAAAAAGTTTCGATTGGCAGAAAAAATAGTAGGCAGGCACTGGCAGACACCAAAACCAGAAATACCATCACAGCTTCTTTGGCACTGATAATCCCAGTCGCTAGCGGACGGTTTTTAGTACGCTCCACATGTGCATCGACTTTACGGTCAGCAAAATCATTAATGGCACAGCCTGCCGCCCGCATAAAAATCACACCCAAAATCATGGGAATTAAAATTTCAATACGTGGCATTCCCTGAGCTGCAATCCACAGCGCCCACATGGTAGGCCAAAAAACCAGTTCAGTCCCAATCGGTTTATCAAAACGACAAAGATAATAATAGGCGCTAAGACGCTCACGCCAGGTGATTGCTTGTGCGGTTGCCATAAAAATCAAGCCCGTGAATTTTGTATAAAGTGTTCAAATGCCGGTAAAAATGTTTCTTGTACGATAAATTTACAGCCGTGCCAAGTATAGCAGCTCTGACGGGTCCAGCCCTCATCTAAAAGTACCACCCGGCGCTGGCACAGTGGATTAGTGCGCTGAAACAGAAACCAGCCAATCGGTTTGGTGCCAATATGCTGAAAAATTCGGGCTTTTTTTTGCAGGCTTAAAATCGGAAAGATGCTTCTGGCTTTCACCCAAGGAGACTGTTCCGAGCCGTAGAGATAACTTTCACGCACCCAGGAAGTATGCTGATGTGACATCTGCATCCATTTGGCATTGGCAAAGCCTAAACGCTGAAAATGCTCTTGAATTGGCTCGACATGGAATTGTCCTTGCGCCAAATCGGTCAGTTGTTGCGTGAGTGAACCCGATGCATACAGCCACGGTTTTAACTCAACAGGCAGAGTTGACAGCAACACACGCTGATTTTGATTTCTAGAACGACTATTCATTGTTAACAGTTATCTGTTTTTGCAATGATTTCATATTTGCCTTGTGGGGTTTTAATTAAAATAAAACCTTCAGCACTCAAATAAAATGATTCTGGATAAGCATAATCCAGCGCTATTTCAGGATTTTTCAGCGCCACAAATTGAGCCTGCTTATAACCCTCGGGAGTCCGCCCCACTTCAAGATAAGTCACTTCAGAGAAGTTCAACTTAAAACCTTTGTTATGATCTTGTGGATCAATCCATGGATAAAAGCTGGTGTGCTTTTTACGTTGTGCCATTTAAGCCCATCAATCATTTAAAATTATAAATAGATGATACAAAAAAACCCGCGACATGCGCGGGTTTTCTTCGCTTTAATTCGTGATGAATTACAAGCTGTAGTACATATCAAATTCAACTGGGTGAGTAGTCGTGTTTAGACGACGAACTTCTTCAGTTTTAAGCTCGATATAAGCATCAAGCATTTCTTTCGTGAACACGCCACCTTTTAACAGGTAATCATGATCCGCTTGAAGTGCTTCAAGCGCCATATCCAGGCTATGCGCCACTGTAGGGATTTTTGCTTCTTCTTCCGGTGGAAGATCGTACAAGTTCTTGTCAGCAGCTTCACCTGGGTGGATCTTGTTTTGAATACCGTCAAGACCAGCCATCAACAATGCCGCGAAACCTAGGTACGGGTTCATCATTGGATCTGGAAAACGCGCTTCAATACGCTTGCCTTTCGGGCTAGACACGTAAGGAATACGGATAGATGCAGAACGGTTACGCGCTGAGTAAGCAAGCATAATCGGTGCTTCGAAATGTGGAACCAAACGCTTGTACGAGTTTGTAGAAGGGTTAGTAATCGCATTCAAAGAACGAGCATGTTTAATTACACCACCGATGAAGTACAACGCCATTTCTGAAAGGCCGGCATATTCATCACCAGCAAACAGGTTCTTGCCGTCTTTAGAGATCGACATATGCACGTGCATACCAGAACCGTTATCACCAACCATTGGTTTAGGCATAAAGGTTGCAGTTTTTGCATATTGATGCGCAACGTTCCAAACCGCATATTTGAACTGTTGAACTTCGTCTGCTTTACGCACCATAGTGTTGAAGCTCACACCAATTTCCAACTGGCAAGAAGCAACTTCGTGGTGATGTACTTCTACACGACCTGGACCCATGATGTCTTCAATTCTTGCACACATGTCTGCACGCATATCATGTGAAGAATCTACAGGAGGAACTGGGAAGTAACCGCCTTTTACACGTGGACGGTGACCAGAGTTACCGCCTTCGTAGTCTTTGTTGGTTGACCAAGCAGCTTCTTCAGCGATCAATGTATGGCGCGCGCCAGACATGTCGATTTCCCATTTTACTTCGTCAAATACGAAGAATTCTGGTTCTGGACCAAAGAATGCCGTATCACCGATACCGGTAGATTTCAAATATTCTTCTGCACGGCGCGCAATCGAACGTGGGTCACGATCATAACCTTGACCAGTTGATGGCTCGATTACGTCACAAGTTACAACAACTGTTGGCTCTGCAAAGAACGGGTCGATAAAACCTGTTGCCGCATCCGGACGTAAAATCATGTCCGATGCTTCGATGCCTTTCCAACCTGCAATTGAAGAACCGTCAAACATTTTGCCGTCTTCAAATGTATCTTCATCAATACTGTCTGCTGGGTAAGTGACGTGTTGCTCTTTACCCTTGGTATCAGTAAAGCGAAAATCGACCCATTTTGCGCCACTTTCTTGTATGAGTTGAAGGACCTTGTTCGCCATGCTCATTTTGCTCCGATGTTTTTGTTGCACCCGTGAAGTGCGTGTTAGCAGTTGATAGTTATTAAGCAATTACCGTACCAACTTTTAAAAGTATAGATAAAATATTGAAATCTTTATAAGAAATCATGAAGTGACAAAAATACTTTGCGGCTATTATACTAGCTGCAAAACTAAATGCACTATATTCAAGCATTCTTCATTTATTTTATTTCAGCTTTATTTTTTAGCGCACCTAAATAGTGCATGTATCTATAAAAATGTATAAGAAACATAGCTTTTTATAGCAAATATGCTGCTTTTTCTTACTTTTGTTATATTTTCACTTGTTTTTGGCTAAAAATTGAGCTTTTTTTAGTAGATATCAGTAAAGAAAATTTTGCGATTCATTTGGGATTGTATGCCTATTATGAGGCATTTTCTTTAAATCTACTTTCAATAGAAAAGTTTATATAAAGCTTAATTATTCAAGTGATGTTTTTTTCATCAAGCATTTTACCTCTCTTTGACCTTAATTTTTTCATTTTTAAGTTTTACTCTAAAAAATAGCCTTTTAAATCTTTCTATGAGTAAGCCTATTACTTTAAATCATTATAAAATTTTATTTAATTTTCTACAGGTTTTTAAAGCCAATAAATTGAGCGAAATTGTTGCGCCGAATGGGGCTATTTTTTGCTATGATGAAGCGTGCTTTATTTTCACACAATGAAATCAATGATTTAGTTGTGTCAAGCAAGTGCTTGCAACACGTATAAATAAAGTACGATCTGGACAACATTAGCACAGTTAAGTGCATTAATTTCAATAGGTTAAGCTCATGCTTTTAATGATCGACAACTATGACTCCTTTACTTATAACATCGTCCAATATTTTGGCGAACTGAATCAAGAAGTAAAAGTAGTCCGTAATGATGCCGTGACATTGGAAGATATAGAGCGATGGCAACCTAAGTATTTAGTGATTGGCCCCGGCCCGTGCTCGCCAAGTGAGGCAGGAATTTCTATTCCTGCCATTCAGCATTTTGCTGGCAAAATTCCTTTACTGGGCGTTTGTCTTGGTCATCAAAGTATTGGTCAGGCATTTGGCGGTGATATCGTGCGTGCCAAACGTGTCATGCATGGCCGTCTGTCTGATATGTACCACAGTGATACCGGGATTTTCAGCAATCTTCCTTCTCCATTTCCTGCAACGCGCTATCATTCACTGGTGATTGATCAAGCCACCTTGCCCGAATGTCTGGAAGTGACCTGCTGGACCAATGAAGCTGACGGCTCTATGGAAGAAATTATGGGTGTGAAACATAAGACATTGCCGGTCGAAGGCGTGCAGTTCCATCCCGAATCGATTCTGAGCCAGCATGGTCATCAAATCTTTAAAAACTTTCTCGAAATTTATGCCTAAGAACACCTTATGAATATTCAACAAGCTTTAAGCAATATTACTAAAAACATTCACCTGACTCAGGATCAAATGCAAGACGTGATGCATGCCATCATGTCAGGTGAAGCGACCGATGCCCAGATTGGTGCCCTGCTGATGGGCTTACGCCTTAAAGGTGAAAGCATTGATGAGATTACCGCAGCTGCACGTGTCATGCGTGAACTTGCCACTAAAATTGATGTCAGTGACATTCCTTATCTGGTCGATATTGTCGGCACAGGCGGTGACGGTCAAAACCTGTTTAACGTTTCTACTGCTTCTGCATTTGTAATTGCAGCAGCGGGCGCAACCATTGCCAAACATGGTAACCGCGGCGTTTCGACCAAATCAGGTTCGTCAGATTTACTGGAACAGGCCGGGATTAATCTTGACCTGAACATGCAGCAAACTGAACGTTGTATCCGTGACGTTGGTGTCGGTTTCCTGTTTGCACCCAATCATCATCAAGCCATGAAATATGCAATCGGCCCACGCAAAGAATTAGGGATTCGCAGCATTTTCAACTTACTTGGCCCGCTTACGAATCCGGCCGGTGTAAAACGTTTGGTCATCGGGGTATTTTCCAATGAACTTTGCCGTCCAATTGCAGAAGTCATGAAACAGCTCGGTGCTGAACATGTCATGGTCGTACATTCACGTGATGGTCTGGATGAAATCAGTCTGGCTTCTTCTACCCATGTGGCTGAGCTGAAAAATGGTGAAATCACTGAATGGGAAATTATCCCTGAACAGGTCGATATTGAATCGCAAACCTTAACTGGTTTAATTATTGAAAGCTCAGCAGAAAGTCTGGCTCTGATTAAAGATGCCTTAGGCAAGAAGAAATCTGAGATCGGTCATAAGGCTGCCAATATGATTGCCCTAAATGCCGGTGCTGGTATTTATGTATCAGGCCTGACTTCAAGCTATAAACAAGGTGTGGCACTGGCACACGACATTATTTATGGTGGCCAGGCGCTGGAAAAAATGAGCGTGCTCTCTGAATTCACCAAAACCATCAAACAATACGAAGCTTAATACGGTCAGGAATTTGAATCATGGTTGATATTGCAAATACAATTTTGGGTAAAATTGTTGATCGTAAGAAAGAAGAGTTCGCTCTCCGTCTTAAGCAGAAAAGCTATAAGGATGTCGAAGAACTGGCACAAGCTGCGACACCAGTCCGTGGCTTTGCCCAATCTTTAATGTCTAAACGCCCAGGTGTAATCGCTGAAATTAAAAAGGCTTCTCCATCTAAAGGCGTGATTCGTGAAAACTTTAATCCTGCAGAAATTGCAGCGCAATATCAGGATGCCGGCGCTGCCTGCTTATCTGTACTAACTGATGTGGATTTTTTCCAGGGTGCTGATGAATATATTCAGATTGCCCGTTCACACTGTGATTTGCCTGCGCTGCGTAAAGATTTCCTGATCGATCCTTATGGCGTGATTGAAGCACGTACCTTGCATGCAGACTGTATTTTGCTGATCGTGGCCTGTCTGTCTGATCAGCAGTTAGAGGAAATGTCTAAAACTGCATTTGAACATCATCTGGATGTACTGGTTGAAGTTCACGATGAAGAAGAACTATCCCGTGCTTTAAAGCTTTCAGATCGTTGTTTGCTCGGCGTGAATAACCGTAATTTAAAAACCTTTGATGTGGATTTGAACACCTCGATTCGTTTGAAAAAATTACTGGATCCTTCACGCTTGCTGGTGACTGAAAGCGGTATTGCAACTCCTTCCGATGTCGCCATGATGCAGGAACATGATATTCACGCCTTCTTGGTCGGCGAAAGCTTCATGAAACAGCCACGTCCAGACCACGCTTTCCGTGATCTATTTGGTGAGCCTGAAGCGGTTTAAGATGTAAATGCTCACCTAAGCATTAAAAAAGCCCAATCTCAGAATTGGGCTTTTTTATTTTCAATATTGAAAAGTAGACCATAGAATCTCGAGCGTATTTAAAATCCTCAGCACTGTCATGAACGCAATTCAGTTCTCCTTTGTCTATTTTCAGACTATAATTCTTGTAAATTCCGCATCTCCCTTGTTTTTACATTATGAGTAAACACGATTCTTCATTATCTAAAGATCAGTACAACCTGCTGAAATCTTTTAAGAAGCAAATTACACAGCCGCAAACGCCTGCGGTCGTTGCTGCACCAGTTGAAAAGACTATCGAGCAAGAGGCTTTAGAAGAACTTGAATTATTCCGCAAGCAAATGCAGGGCGTGCAAAAAATTGAATCGGGCAATACGGTTCAACTGGACAAGCCACGCAAGAAAAAGCCGGATGCACAAATCCTGGCAAAGCGTGCAGCGGCTACTGGCCCGATGGAAACAGAGGCAATGGCTTTATCAGATACTCAGGCCATGCTCAATCCTGTCGGGAGTCAGGCCAACTTGAGTTACCGCATTGCCACCTTGCAGCATAAAGTGTTTGAAGACTTGAAAGCCGGTAACTTGCGCTGGTTTGAGGCTGTGGATCTGCATGGCTGTACCGTAGAAGAAGCGCGTCAAGCCGTGCTGCAGATTATCCAGATCGCCAAAGATGAAAACCAGAACGTGATTAAAATCGTACATGGCA from Acinetobacter lwoffii encodes the following:
- the glnA gene encoding type I glutamate--ammonia ligase codes for the protein MSMANKVLQLIQESGAKWVDFRFTDTKGKEQHVTYPADSIDEDTFEDGKMFDGSSIAGWKGIEASDMILRPDAATGFIDPFFAEPTVVVTCDVIEPSTGQGYDRDPRSIARRAEEYLKSTGIGDTAFFGPEPEFFVFDEVKWEIDMSGARHTLIAEEAAWSTNKDYEGGNSGHRPRVKGGYFPVPPVDSSHDMRADMCARIEDIMGPGRVEVHHHEVASCQLEIGVSFNTMVRKADEVQQFKYAVWNVAHQYAKTATFMPKPMVGDNGSGMHVHMSISKDGKNLFAGDEYAGLSEMALYFIGGVIKHARSLNAITNPSTNSYKRLVPHFEAPIMLAYSARNRSASIRIPYVSSPKGKRIEARFPDPMMNPYLGFAALLMAGLDGIQNKIHPGEAADKNLYDLPPEEEAKIPTVAHSLDMALEALQADHDYLLKGGVFTKEMLDAYIELKTEEVRRLNTTTHPVEFDMYYSL
- the ubiA gene encoding 4-hydroxybenzoate octaprenyltransferase — its product is MATAQAITWRERLSAYYYLCRFDKPIGTELVFWPTMWALWIAAQGMPRIEILIPMILGVIFMRAAGCAINDFADRKVDAHVERTKNRPLATGIISAKEAVMVFLVLVSASACLLFFLPIETFYWSFGALFLAFIYPFMKRYTHLPQVFLGAAFSWSIPMAYTAVGQTPDLTCWLLYFGNLAWTVAYDTQYAIADREYDLKIGVKSTAILFGRHDIQIISALQASSILLIGAALWLENLLLPFGLAALIVVAIDFIYQWYKTRDRDPQWCFWAFRHNRWVGLLIFCGIFMALVV
- the trpD gene encoding anthranilate phosphoribosyltransferase; amino-acid sequence: MNIQQALSNITKNIHLTQDQMQDVMHAIMSGEATDAQIGALLMGLRLKGESIDEITAAARVMRELATKIDVSDIPYLVDIVGTGGDGQNLFNVSTASAFVIAAAGATIAKHGNRGVSTKSGSSDLLEQAGINLDLNMQQTERCIRDVGVGFLFAPNHHQAMKYAIGPRKELGIRSIFNLLGPLTNPAGVKRLVIGVFSNELCRPIAEVMKQLGAEHVMVVHSRDGLDEISLASSTHVAELKNGEITEWEIIPEQVDIESQTLTGLIIESSAESLALIKDALGKKKSEIGHKAANMIALNAGAGIYVSGLTSSYKQGVALAHDIIYGGQALEKMSVLSEFTKTIKQYEA
- a CDS encoding Smr/MutS family protein; the protein is MSKHDSSLSKDQYNLLKSFKKQITQPQTPAVVAAPVEKTIEQEALEELELFRKQMQGVQKIESGNTVQLDKPRKKKPDAQILAKRAAATGPMETEAMALSDTQAMLNPVGSQANLSYRIATLQHKVFEDLKAGNLRWFEAVDLHGCTVEEARQAVLQIIQIAKDENQNVIKIVHGKGPEAILKTYVNGWLRQHRDVLAFVSAPEKQGGTGAVLVLLKRAEKNPKFKQ
- a CDS encoding DUF2726 domain-containing protein, which encodes MFNLSQFIFFVIGCLATFALVCLLLPHLFTRQKKFYPKRVITAFESRMFTRLKDAFPHHHILAQVAFSALITHDQMKMRNQFNRKVTDFVVLDREYNVVAIVELDDPSHIGKEQEDAERDAMLIAAGYTVIRYTQIPTIRQLQRDLR
- a CDS encoding diaminopimelate dehydrogenase, whose translation is MQNFIRIGIAGYGNLGRGVETAIQKNPDMQLVGIFTRRSPSSISPCFAETKVYSMDALLNDFSDKIDVLILCGGSKDDLPQQAPIFASKFNTVDSFDTHARIPEYYAAVDAPAFANKKTAMISIGWDPGMFSINRLFGEALLPDGETYTFWGKGLSQGHSDAIRRVAGVKAGVQYTIPSTDAIEQVRSGVRPELSTKDKHHRDCYVVLEQGADAATVEQTIISMPDYFADYNTTVNFISEETLLKDHQDMPHGGFVIRSGNTSDAQKQVIEFSLKLNSNPEFTASVLVAYARACYRLNQTQQYGAKTALDVAPALLSIKSPEQLRKELL
- a CDS encoding chorismate--pyruvate lyase family protein, encoding MNSRSRNQNQRVLLSTLPVELKPWLYASGSLTQQLTDLAQGQFHVEPIQEHFQRLGFANAKWMQMSHQHTSWVRESYLYGSEQSPWVKARSIFPILSLQKKARIFQHIGTKPIGWFLFQRTNPLCQRRVVLLDEGWTRQSCYTWHGCKFIVQETFLPAFEHFIQNSRA
- a CDS encoding anthranilate synthase component II, which gives rise to MLLMIDNYDSFTYNIVQYFGELNQEVKVVRNDAVTLEDIERWQPKYLVIGPGPCSPSEAGISIPAIQHFAGKIPLLGVCLGHQSIGQAFGGDIVRAKRVMHGRLSDMYHSDTGIFSNLPSPFPATRYHSLVIDQATLPECLEVTCWTNEADGSMEEIMGVKHKTLPVEGVQFHPESILSQHGHQIFKNFLEIYA
- a CDS encoding alpha/beta hydrolase codes for the protein MKFTKIAVALAVSVSMLSLTACNDDNDSSILTQKPTFISEANYALDSVDSSSSIKVMTYNMTNVQGKTAEATALVLFPDAPQPKDGYRIVVWEHGTVGAGDDCAPSKNVIHPRFKILANSLLAAGYVIVAPDYEGLGTKGVHPYLNLSSAAQSAIFAVKAAKAHYGTKLNGEWMSIGQSQGGHASLGTAEFANTDTSYKGAVAGAPASSLGQIIQIYLDPNLNVDTNGQPNAQGLNRLDEQLMQVRYAVSMGQLTGAQGQMLISQIADGYAELLAYAALTSSGIKAYEPNYDLKNIFTADAGVIAEQAYGRTGDEGACLSYSDPNSANGLQEQFKAGILEFLKDSNHMISQYGINLNKIQTDPVVQKFLLDNQPATNATAAKVIKTPVYIIQGADDQAVLPPVTQALVANMKLQATKYFPQADYSSKYELDVVPNASHTQAIVCRNEKAVDFIQAHMPAGTGIVLTSAQKDASTSPHCTGTAATN
- the trpC gene encoding indole-3-glycerol phosphate synthase TrpC; this translates as MVDIANTILGKIVDRKKEEFALRLKQKSYKDVEELAQAATPVRGFAQSLMSKRPGVIAEIKKASPSKGVIRENFNPAEIAAQYQDAGAACLSVLTDVDFFQGADEYIQIARSHCDLPALRKDFLIDPYGVIEARTLHADCILLIVACLSDQQLEEMSKTAFEHHLDVLVEVHDEEELSRALKLSDRCLLGVNNRNLKTFDVDLNTSIRLKKLLDPSRLLVTESGIATPSDVAMMQEHDIHAFLVGESFMKQPRPDHAFRDLFGEPEAV